A genomic segment from Coturnix japonica isolate 7356 chromosome 26, Coturnix japonica 2.1, whole genome shotgun sequence encodes:
- the LOC107324789 gene encoding interleukin-20-like, whose translation MLGSRVLLCLCTMTCCFTMLPTAGNTILHFGPCRISVSMGEIRTSFTAIKTNIQARDPIRTLSILSHPHSLHRVQSSDKCCIVHKVFNFYVDKVFKHCQTESSYINRKISSIANSFLSIKRKLEHCHDENKCLCGQESTERFKQILVNYEGLNVTSAAMKSLGELDILLDWMEKSP comes from the exons ATGCTGGGCTCCcgtgtgctgctctgcctctgcaCCATGACCTGCTGCTTCACCATGCTACCCACAGCTGGGAACACCATCCTCCACTTTGGCCCCTGTAGGATTTCGGTGAGCATGGGTGAGATCAGGACTAGCTTCACCGCCATCAAAACCAACATT CAAGCCCGGGACCCCATCAGGACGCTGAGCATCTTGTCCCACCCACATTCCCTGCATAGGGTCCAG TCTTCAGATAAATGCTGCATCGTCCACAAAGTTTTCAACTTCTACGTGGACAAAGTCTTCAAGCATTGCCAGACCGAGAGTTCCTACATCAACCGAAAGATCAGCAGCATAGCCAACTCCTTCCTCAGCATCAAAAGGAAACTCGAGCACTGC CACGATGAAAATAAGTGCTTGTGTGGACAGGAATCCACTGAGAGATTTAAGCAGATACTTGTGAACTATGAAGGG CTGAATGTCACATCAGCAGCAATGAAATCCCTGGGCGAGCTGGACATCCTGCTGGACTGGATGGAGAAATCCCCATAG